GAGGAAATTAAAGCACTGGCGCAGGTAGTAGTTGATGCAGATATCTTAGTTGTCTCTGACGAGATTTACGAGAAGATTCTCTACGACGGTGCAGAACATATCAGCATCGGTTCACTAGGGAAGGAAATTTTTGACCGGACTTTGATTAGTAACGGCTTTGCCAAAGCTTACTCCATGACAGGGTGGCGACTGGGCTATTTAGCAGGGCCAGTGGAAATTATCAAAGCCGCAAGTACCATCCAAGGACACAGTACATCGAATGTGTGTACCTTTGCTCAATATGGGGCGATCGCCGCGCTACAAGGTTCACAAGACTGCGTAGAAGAAATGCGCCAAGCCTTCGCCAAACGCCGACAGGTAATGTTAGACAGACTCAACGCCATTCCCGGATTGAGTACCGCAAAACCAGACGGTGCATTTTATCTATTTCCTGACATCAGCAAAACAGGTTTAAAATCTCTAAAATTTTGTGACGCCTTGCTTGAAGAACAACAAGTTGCCGTCATTCCTGGAATTGCCTTTGGTGCTGATGACAATATTCGCCTATCCTACGCCACCGATTTGCCAACAATTGAAAAAGGAATGGATAGGTTAGAGAAATTTGTCAAGTCACGTATTTAGATTTGGGAGATAAGAGACAGGAGAAAAGAAGAAGTTGACCTTTTGAGGGTCAACGTTGACCTTCGGAACCTCAACGTTGACCCTCAGAACCTCTCACATCACCCTTTCGCGCTCTTCTTTGCGCCTTTGCGACGCCAGTTGCTTCTCCTGTCGGAGACGCTGCGCGAACAAGTCGGCAGAGCCGCCCAACGCACTGGCTCACCTTTGCGTGAGACACAAAAATCTTATTTATTTGCACGCAGAGACGCAGAGACACAGAGAATTGACCTATCTTAATTACGAATTACGAATTATGAAACAGCCCCATCTCCTGCAACCCTTGGCGTAATCTCTTCGCCTCTTGTGGATTATGCTTTTCATGGAGGGCGATCGCTTTTTTAAAGGCTTTTAAGCTATCTTGGTGATTACCAACTTTTAACAACACCACGCCTAAATTTTGATACGCTTCAGCATAGTTAGGATTTAACTGGATAGCCTGTTGGTAAAAGGTGATCGCATCTGTAAATAAACCAAAAGCTTTGAAAATCATCGCCAGATTGTAATATCCAACAACAAAATTCGGATCAATCTTCAAAGTTGTGGCGTAAGCATTCTTCGCACCCTCGAAATCTCCTGCGGCTTTGAGTAAGTTACCCAGATTGTTATATGCTCCTAATTTCAGCATCGGATAAATCGGTAACTTAATCGCAGTTTGATAGTGAGAAATAGCCTGTTGGGTATTTTGCAACCGACTGTAGGCAATGCCTAAGTGGTAGTGGAGTTCATACAAAATATCGTAGTTTTCATCACTAGATGCGATTCCGCGTTTCAGCAACTCCATTCCTTGAGGAATTTTACCAATCTCCACATACAATGCCCCTAATTTACTGCAAACATAGGGATCATCGGGATGAGTAGCGAGAAAACCTTCCATCGCTGCTGCGGCTTTAGCGTA
This region of Nostoc sp. UHCC 0302 genomic DNA includes:
- a CDS encoding pyridoxal phosphate-dependent aminotransferase, with protein sequence MKLAARVSQVTPSLTLAIAAKAKALKAEGIDVCSFSAGEPDFDTPAHIKAAAAKALDEGKTKYGAASGEPKLREAIAHKLKTDNNLDYKAENVIVTNGGKHSLYNLMVALIDPGDEVIIPAPYWLSYPEMVTLVGGVPVIVHTDATTGYKITPEQLRKAITPRTKLFILNSPSNPTGMVYTPEEIKALAQVVVDADILVVSDEIYEKILYDGAEHISIGSLGKEIFDRTLISNGFAKAYSMTGWRLGYLAGPVEIIKAASTIQGHSTSNVCTFAQYGAIAALQGSQDCVEEMRQAFAKRRQVMLDRLNAIPGLSTAKPDGAFYLFPDISKTGLKSLKFCDALLEEQQVAVIPGIAFGADDNIRLSYATDLPTIEKGMDRLEKFVKSRI
- a CDS encoding tetratricopeptide repeat protein, with translation MSLSLCMIVKNEATTLSNCLNSVKNVVDEMVVVDTGSIDRTPNIAAQFGAKVHHFQWCNDFSAARNAALKYVTGDWILVLDADETLTREIVPLLRDAIARDEYLLINLVRQEVGAEQSPYSLVSRLFRNHPDIRFERPYHALVDDSVTAILDREPDWQVGYLPGVAILHSGYQKTAIAQNNKYAKAAAAMEGFLATHPDDPYVCSKLGALYVEIGKIPQGMELLKRGIASSDENYDILYELHYHLGIAYSRLQNTQQAISHYQTAIKLPIYPMLKLGAYNNLGNLLKAAGDFEGAKNAYATTLKIDPNFVVGYYNLAMIFKAFGLFTDAITFYQQAIQLNPNYAEAYQNLGVVLLKVGNHQDSLKAFKKAIALHEKHNPQEAKRLRQGLQEMGLFHNS